From a single Sediminibacterium sp. KACHI17 genomic region:
- a CDS encoding alpha/beta hydrolase produces the protein MQPLLLLHGAIGSMDQLLSLKSELSPYFDVYCFNFPGHGNSDPVESFSMQAFAKAIADFIEKHQLDKPMVFGYSMGGYVAVYLASLYPGIFQKIITLGTKYEWSEEIAAKETKMLRPEVIEEKVPAFAQQLAERHGHTEWKNLLHKTAAMLLALGKDPLLPVAVLQKIDCPTLVLLGEKDNMVSSQETQNAATALVNSQYQILPNTAHPIEQVDVKLLAEKIKAFLLDH, from the coding sequence ATGCAACCACTATTACTACTACACGGGGCTATTGGATCGATGGATCAGCTGTTATCACTTAAAAGTGAACTCAGTCCTTACTTTGACGTGTATTGCTTTAATTTCCCCGGTCATGGTAATAGCGACCCTGTTGAGTCTTTTTCGATGCAGGCTTTTGCAAAAGCAATCGCCGATTTTATCGAAAAGCATCAACTTGATAAGCCCATGGTATTTGGTTATAGTATGGGAGGATATGTTGCTGTTTATTTAGCGTCGCTATATCCCGGCATTTTTCAAAAGATCATTACACTGGGTACTAAATATGAATGGAGTGAAGAAATAGCCGCCAAAGAAACCAAAATGCTGCGACCGGAAGTTATCGAAGAAAAAGTACCGGCATTTGCTCAGCAGCTGGCAGAAAGACATGGTCATACGGAATGGAAAAATCTACTCCACAAAACAGCCGCCATGTTATTAGCACTAGGCAAAGATCCATTACTTCCTGTTGCTGTATTGCAAAAGATTGATTGTCCTACACTGGTATTACTCGGTGAAAAAGATAATATGGTATCATCCCAGGAAACACAAAATGCTGCAACAGCATTAGTGAACAGCCAGTATCAGATCTTACCCAATACCGCACATCCGATAGAGCAAGTGGATGTGAAGTTATTGGCTGAAAAAATCAAGGCATTTTTATTGGATCATTGA